One segment of Primulina tabacum isolate GXHZ01 chromosome 14, ASM2559414v2, whole genome shotgun sequence DNA contains the following:
- the LOC142524247 gene encoding CBL-interacting protein kinase 2-like has translation MEKKENILMKKYDVGRLLGQGSFAKVYHGRNLKTGQSVAIKVIDKEKVLKIGLVNQTKREISVMGLINHENIVQFYEVMATKTKIFFVMEYAKGGELFHKVSKGKLKEDIARKYFQQLICAVYFCHRRGVYHRDLKPENLLLDENGNLKVSDFGLNALSKSKRRDGLLHTTCGTPAYVAPEVISRKGYDGAKADIWSCGVILFIMLAGYLPFHDSNVIEMYRKISMAEYECPHWFPPEARRLLSRILDPNPHTRISIDRIMENMWFRKGLNSNYARTQVGDTEKPPVETYEVLGSSCCETRLEKKMEFARPLSLNAFDIISLSTGFDLSGLFVDDDQRDEVQFTSAKPASHIMSKLEEIACHLKLKVKKDEESMRLEMSKEDRNGNLTVYVEIFEITSSFHYVEVKKRDGDTMEYRKILKRNIKPALKEIVWAWQGEQHQ, from the coding sequence ATGGAGAAAAAGGAAAACATATTGATGAAAAAATATGATGTCGGAAGGTTGTTAGGACAAGGTAGTTTTGCTAAAGTTTACCATGGTAGGAACCTTAAAACAGGACAGAGTGTGGCGATTAAGGTTATTGATAAAGAAAAGGTGTTGAAAATTGGACTTGTGAATCAGACCAAGAGAGAGATATCTGTTATGGGATTGATCAACCATGAAAATATAGTTCAGTTTTACGAAGTAATGGCTACAAAAACAAAGATTTTCTTCGTGATGGAATACGCTAAAGGCGGGGAGCTTTTTCACAAGGTTTCCAAGGGGAAACTCAAGGAGGACATTGCGAGGAAATACTTTCAGCAACTGATTTGTGCCGTCTACTTCTGTCACAGAAGGGGTGTTTATCATCGTGATCTGAAACCTGAAAAtcttttattggatgaaaatgGGAATCTTAAAGTATCGGATTTTGGGTTGAATGCACTTTCAAAATCCAAGAGACGGGATGGTTTGCTCCACACGACTTGTGGAACCCCAGCATATGTTGCTCCTGAAGTGATCAGCAGAAAAGGTTATGATGGAGCAAAAGCTGATATTTGGTCATGTGGGGTGATTTTATTCATTATGCTAGCCGGTTATCTTCCATTCCACGACTCGAATGTTATAGAGATGTATAGGAAGATATCAATGGCCGAGTATGAATGTCCTCATTGGTTCCCTCCTGAAGCACGGAGGCTACTTTCGAGGATCCTTGATCCAAATCCCCACACTAGGATTTCCATAGATAGAATCATGGAAAACATGTGGTTCCGAAAGGGTTTGAATTCCAACTATGCGAGAACTCAGGTAGGGGATACTGAAAAGCCTCCTGTTGAAACTTATGAAGTTCTTGGATCTTCTTGTTGTGAGACTCGTCTCGAAAAGAAAATGGAGTTTGCAAGACCTCTTAGTTTAAATGCATTTGATATCATCTCTCTCTCCACAGGATTTGACTTGTCTGGTTTGTTTGTGGACGATGACCAAAGGGACGAGGTTCAATTTACATCAGCGAAACCAGCGTCTCATATCATGTCAAAACTTGAGGAAATTGCCTGTCATCTAAAGTTGAAGGTGAAGAAGGATGAAGAGTCGATGAGATTAGAGATGTCTAAGGAGGATAGAAATGGTAATTTGACTGTATATGTGGAAATATTTGAAATCACTTCATCCTTCCATTATGTCGAGGTGAAGAAGCGTGATGGTGATACGATGGAGTACAGGAAAATTTTGAAAAGGAATATCAAACCGGCTCTTAAAGAGATTGTTTGGGCTTGGCAAGGTGAGCAACATCAGTAG
- the LOC142525157 gene encoding ribosome biogenesis protein NOP53-like — MGKQAKSSRKGKKAWRANISTEDFEDYFEKSTKDALSGGSLADIPGDSLYFVDKSRDLSVKRKIEKRREKVLHCDSVLQRNPFVQPVPSSIQKKKKSTKSGKAIQTDEADAEDCSKNETAADSSIVDLWGEKGEDCVRIRRKPKPSLIPAVEVEPSGCSFNPDPETHQEALARAVADEMQKIYQHELGPEPVPILVPGQAIDEEDKYFLEADHGVDDENDVQCENIIDSEEANPEKRLQKTKRVTRVELNRRLRRKERLKLEAEAKKAGVISQDIDRLSDIFEEIADEDEEKHKRNIRRNVAKQERLKARPPRMGKYKFEPAPLQVLLSEEKTGSLRKLKGCCTLARDRFKSLEKRGLVIPSKKSGRK, encoded by the exons ATGGGCAAGCAAGCTAAGAGCTCGAGGAAAGGAAAGAAGGCTTGGAGGGCAAACATAAGCACCGAAGACTTTGAAGATTACTTCGAAAAATCCACCAAAGACGCGCTGTCTGGTGGGTCCTTGGCGGATATTCCCGGTGATTCACTTTATTTCGTCGACAAATCCAGAG ATCTTTCTGTTAAGAGGAAGATTGAGAAAAGACGAGAAAAAGTATTGCATTGTGATAGTGTGTTGCAAAGGAACCCGTTTGTTCAACCTGTTCCATCGTCCAtacagaaaaagaaaaaatccaCGAAAAGTGGTAAAGCTATTCAGACTGATGAAGCTGATGCGGAGGATTGCTCAAAG AATGAAACTGCTGCTGATTCTAGCATAGTTGATTTATGGGGAGAAAAAG GTGAAGACTGTGTCAGAATTAGAAGG AAACCCAAGCCTTCCCTTATACCTGCTGTTGAGGTCGAACCTTCTGGATGCTCATTCAATCCAGACCCTGAGACCCATCAG GAAGCATTAGCTCGTGCCGTGGCAGATGAAATGCAGAAGATTTATCAACATGAATTGGGACCAGAGCCTGTTCCTATATTAGTTCCTGGGCAAGCGATTGATGAAGAAGAT aAATATTTCCTTGAGGCGGATCATGGAGTAGATGATGAAAATGACGTCCAATGTGAAAATATTATAGATTCTGAGGAGGCAAATCCAGAAAAGAG GCTTCAAAAAACCAAAAGGGTAACAAGAGTTGAATTGAATCGGAGGCTTAGGCGGAAGGAACGATTGAAATTAGAAGCAGAAGCCAAAAAAGCTGGGGTAATTTCACAGGATATTGACAG ATTAAGCGACATATTTGAAGAAATAGCTGATGAGGATGAAGAAAAGCATAAGAGAAATATCCGTCGCAATGTTGCTAAACAAGAAAGACTGAAGGCTCGGCCACCACGCATGGGAAAATATAA ATTTGAGCCTGCTCCTCTCCAAGTCCTCTTATCTGAGGAGAAAACTGGTTCACTTCGGAAGTTGAAG GGCTGTTGCACCCTCGCGCGAGATCGATTCAAGAGCCTTGAGAAAAGAGGGTTAGTTATTCCATCAAAAAAGAGTGGCAG GAAGTAA
- the LOC142525390 gene encoding uncharacterized protein LOC142525390 isoform X1 — protein MRTLATTIRSHFYRRNPANLQYRNFSSSYKGDERSIEEEAERKVGWLLKLIFAGTAAAVGYQLFPYMGDNLMQQSVSLLQVKDPLFKRMGASRLARFAIDDKRRMKIVEMGGAQELVNMLGSAKDDRTRKEALKALVAISKSDEAAGALHEAGAIPIIRSTPDSVEYTEIENYKLNLLTRFRDLRHDIPS, from the exons ATGCGCACATTAGCAACCACCATACGCTCT CATTTTTACAGAAGGAACCCAGCGAATTTGCAATATCGGAATTTTTCTTCATCTTATAAAGGAG ATGAAAGATCAATTGAAGAGGAGGCAGAAAGAAAGGTAGGATGGCTGTTGAAACTAATATTCGCTGGCACTGCAGCAGCTGTGGGCTATCAGTTGTTTCCGTACATGG GTGATAATTTAATGCAGCAGTCTGTATCACTTTTACAAGTGAAGGATCCATTGTTTAAAAGAATGGGAGCATCAAGATTAGCTCGATTTGCTATAGATG ACAAAAGAAGAATGAAAATAGTTGAAATGGGTGGAGCTCAGGAGCTTGTAAATATGTTAGGGTCTGCCAAAGATGATCGAACTCGAAAAGAAGCATTGAAGGCTCTTGTTGCCATCTCAAAGTCAG ATGAAGCTGCCGGTGCTTTACATGAAGCTGGAGCAATCCCCATCATCAGGTCCACCCCGGATTCTGTTGAGTATACTGAAATAGAGAATTATAAGTTGAACTTGCTTACTAGATTTCGAGACTTGAGACATGATATCCCTTCCTGA
- the LOC142525390 gene encoding uncharacterized protein LOC142525390 isoform X2: protein MRTLATTIRSHFYRRNPANLQYRNFSSSYKGGTSIEEEAERKVGWLLKLIFAGTAAAVGYQLFPYMGDNLMQQSVSLLQVKDPLFKRMGASRLARFAIDDKRRMKIVEMGGAQELVNMLGSAKDDRTRKEALKALVAISKSDEAAGALHEAGAIPIIRSTPDSVEYTEIENYKLNLLTRFRDLRHDIPS from the exons ATGCGCACATTAGCAACCACCATACGCTCT CATTTTTACAGAAGGAACCCAGCGAATTTGCAATATCGGAATTTTTCTTCATCTTATAAAGGAGGTAC ATCAATTGAAGAGGAGGCAGAAAGAAAGGTAGGATGGCTGTTGAAACTAATATTCGCTGGCACTGCAGCAGCTGTGGGCTATCAGTTGTTTCCGTACATGG GTGATAATTTAATGCAGCAGTCTGTATCACTTTTACAAGTGAAGGATCCATTGTTTAAAAGAATGGGAGCATCAAGATTAGCTCGATTTGCTATAGATG ACAAAAGAAGAATGAAAATAGTTGAAATGGGTGGAGCTCAGGAGCTTGTAAATATGTTAGGGTCTGCCAAAGATGATCGAACTCGAAAAGAAGCATTGAAGGCTCTTGTTGCCATCTCAAAGTCAG ATGAAGCTGCCGGTGCTTTACATGAAGCTGGAGCAATCCCCATCATCAGGTCCACCCCGGATTCTGTTGAGTATACTGAAATAGAGAATTATAAGTTGAACTTGCTTACTAGATTTCGAGACTTGAGACATGATATCCCTTCCTGA
- the LOC142524665 gene encoding alpha-soluble NSF attachment protein-like, giving the protein MGDQTARAEEFEQQAEKKLGGWGLLGSKYEDAADLFEKAANAYKLSKSWDRAGAVYVKLANCYLKSDSKHEAANAYAEAAHCYKKINTKESVACLEQSVNLFLDIGRLNMSARYFKEIAELYEQEQNLEKAIDYYDKAADLFESEEATSSANQCKQKIAEFAARLEQYQKAIEIYEDITRQSLSNNLLKYGVKGHLLNAGICQLCRGDFVAINNALERYQELDPTFSGTRAYKLLVELAAAVDEENVAKFTDAVKEFDSMTQLDAWKTTLLLRVKEAVKAKELEEDDLT; this is encoded by the exons atggGGGATCAGACAGCAAGAGCAGAAGAATTCGAGCAGCAAGCCGAGAAAAAGCTCGGCGGCTGGGGTCTTCTCGGCTCCAAATATGAGGACGCCGCTGATTTGTTCGAAAAGGCCGCCAATGCCTACAAACTTTCCAAATCAT gGGATCGAGCTGGAGCAGTGTATGTTAAGTTGGCAAACTGTTACTTGAAG TCGGATAGCAAGCATGAAGCTGCTAATGCTTACGCTGAAGCTGCTCATTGCTATAAAAAAATCAACACAAAAG AGTCAGTAGCTTGTTTGGAGCAAtctgtaaatttatttttggatattGGAAGGCTTAATATGTCCGCCAGATATTTCAAG GAAATTGCAGAGTTGTATGAACAAGAGCAAAACTTGGAAAAGGCTATTGATTACTATGATAAAGCTGCTGATCTCTTCGAAAGTGAAGAAGCAACAAGTTCTGCAAATCAGTGTAAGCAAAAAATTGCAGAATTTGCTGCTCGACTCGAACA ATACCAAAAGGCAATTGAGATTTATGAAGATATAACAAGACAGTCGCTCAGTAATAACTTGTTGAAGTATGGAGTTAAAGGACACCTTCTAAACGCTGGCATTTGTCAACTCTGCAGGGGTGATTTTGTTGCAATCAACAATGCCTTAGAGCGGTACCAG GAACTAGATCCTACATTTTCAGGAACACGTGCGTACAAATTGCTAGTG GAATTAGCTGCTGCTGTTGACGAGGAAAATGTTGCAAAGTTCACTGATGCTGTAAAGGAATTCGATAGCATGACTCAACTG GATGCTTGGAAGACAACACTTCTATTGAGAGTGAAGGAAGCGGTAAAGGCTAAAGAACTGGAGGAGGACGATCTTACTTAA